One window from the genome of Sphaerotilus microaerophilus encodes:
- a CDS encoding methyl-accepting chemotaxis protein, whose product MSTMTIGQRFVMLVLLCGLAIGVPAAMQTLTAWGELRSVQREAEGLAPTRSLLEVVRLAQQHRGLTSAWLSGDESQAGVRSAKAAEVERAMAAFEAQLQSAGAGGTAVGKDWQQAATAFRSLVKEVQARQVDAPTATRKHTAAITAMLDTLDEVLGHWGLILDDDPAGYYTVAGALQETPRMIEVLGQMRARGAGLLAVGGVPAPIEKARFEALSSGLTLQFQRVSSQLNRSVESHQGERQALSAAVTKLDELGREGIAYGRRHVLEPQTLSLASATWFSEITRTIEGMYAEQARLIATLQADLAEREVGKRNSLLLMFGLIVLLFGSAIGVAVGTGRWIHRQLGAEPAELREAASHVAAGDLAVALHLRPGDEHSVMATMARMQAALSDVVGAVRDNASQVATASAQIALGNQDLAGRTESQASGLQETTASMEQLRSTIGHSADSARQASALAQSASEVASRGGSSVAALASTMQEIQTSSRRIAEIIATIDGIAFQTNILALNAAVEAARAGEQGRGFAVVAGEVRALAQRSSSAAREIRTLISASVESVEQGSREGADAAATMQQVVESIQRVSALISEVSDAANAQAQGVSQVGDAIAHVDESTQQNAALVEESAAAAESLRRQAEELQRSVSAFRTARAV is encoded by the coding sequence ATGTCAACGATGACCATCGGCCAGCGCTTCGTGATGCTGGTCCTTTTGTGCGGCCTTGCCATCGGGGTGCCTGCGGCGATGCAGACCCTGACGGCGTGGGGTGAACTGCGCTCCGTGCAGCGAGAGGCCGAGGGCCTGGCGCCCACCCGTTCGCTGCTGGAGGTGGTGCGGCTGGCTCAGCAGCATCGCGGGCTGACTTCGGCATGGTTGTCCGGTGACGAGTCACAGGCGGGCGTTCGCAGCGCCAAGGCGGCGGAGGTGGAGCGGGCGATGGCTGCGTTTGAAGCCCAGTTGCAGTCCGCGGGGGCTGGCGGGACAGCCGTCGGCAAGGATTGGCAACAGGCGGCGACTGCTTTCCGCAGCTTGGTGAAGGAGGTGCAGGCCAGGCAGGTCGATGCACCCACCGCCACGCGCAAGCACACCGCAGCCATCACCGCCATGCTGGACACGCTCGACGAGGTGTTGGGACATTGGGGCCTGATCCTGGATGACGATCCGGCCGGCTACTACACCGTGGCGGGCGCCCTGCAGGAAACGCCACGGATGATCGAGGTTCTCGGCCAGATGCGCGCCCGGGGCGCCGGCCTGCTGGCAGTCGGCGGCGTTCCCGCGCCGATCGAGAAGGCGCGTTTCGAGGCGCTGAGCAGTGGCCTGACGTTGCAGTTCCAGCGCGTCAGCAGCCAGCTGAACCGGTCGGTCGAGAGCCACCAGGGCGAAAGGCAGGCGCTGTCGGCGGCCGTGACCAAGCTCGATGAGCTGGGACGCGAGGGGATCGCCTATGGCCGTCGCCATGTGCTGGAGCCGCAGACGCTGTCACTGGCATCGGCCACCTGGTTCAGCGAGATCACCCGCACCATCGAAGGCATGTATGCCGAGCAGGCTCGGTTGATCGCCACCTTGCAGGCCGACCTGGCCGAGCGTGAGGTGGGCAAGCGCAACAGCCTGCTCCTGATGTTTGGCCTGATCGTTCTGCTGTTCGGTTCAGCGATTGGCGTGGCCGTCGGCACGGGTCGCTGGATCCATCGGCAGCTGGGTGCCGAACCCGCCGAGCTTCGAGAGGCCGCCTCGCATGTGGCGGCTGGCGATCTCGCAGTGGCGCTGCACCTGCGCCCGGGTGATGAGCACAGCGTGATGGCCACGATGGCGCGCATGCAGGCGGCGCTGTCCGACGTGGTGGGCGCGGTGCGCGACAACGCCAGCCAGGTGGCCACCGCCAGCGCCCAGATCGCGCTGGGCAACCAGGACCTGGCCGGGCGCACCGAGTCCCAGGCCAGTGGGCTGCAGGAAACGACGGCGTCGATGGAGCAGTTGCGCAGCACCATCGGCCACAGCGCCGACAGTGCCCGCCAGGCCAGCGCGCTGGCCCAGTCCGCCAGCGAGGTGGCGAGCCGCGGCGGCTCGTCGGTGGCCGCACTGGCGAGCACCATGCAGGAGATCCAGACCAGCTCGCGGCGCATTGCCGAGATCATCGCCACCATCGACGGCATCGCCTTCCAGACCAACATCCTCGCGTTGAACGCGGCGGTGGAAGCGGCCCGGGCGGGCGAGCAGGGCCGCGGCTTTGCGGTGGTGGCTGGCGAGGTGCGTGCGCTGGCGCAGCGTTCCTCCTCGGCGGCGCGCGAGATCCGCACGCTCATCAGCGCCAGCGTCGAGAGTGTGGAGCAGGGCAGCCGAGAGGGGGCCGATGCCGCGGCCACGATGCAGCAGGTGGTCGAGTCGATCCAGCGGGTGTCCGCCCTCATCAGTGAGGTCAGCGATGCCGCCAACGCGCAGGCCCAGGGCGTGTCCCAGGTCGGCGATGCGATTGCGCACGTCGACGAGTCCACCCAGCAGAACGCGGCGCTGGTCGAGGAGAGCGCGGCTGCGGCGGAGAGCCTGCGTCGTCAGGCCGAGGAGCTTCAGCGCTCGGTGTCCGCGTTCCGCACCGCGCGCGCAGTCTGA
- a CDS encoding class II aldolase/adducin family protein, with protein sequence MNADTAAGPTLQALAEASARLGADPLLIQAAGGNTSVKVDDTLWVKASGLWLRDALQRPLLAPVGLSQVRQRVAAGEADPVGPTLRTDLAPPGLRPSIETTLHALMPHPVVLHVHAVDAIAWAVLPDAADALRAPLAAFRWAWVDYVRPGLPLTRAVAALTAEREVDVLMLANHGLVVGGATVAEAEARLAAVGSALRRPQRRAPAPDLAGLQAVATAAGGWRLPAEARCHAVATDALNLRRAAAGVLYPDHVVFLGDQLCRAPEHVASDEALLLAFLATLPPGADRPPCVAVPGRGLLVRDDLGEAAEALLACWADVLQRLPALPEPVSLPPEEARALTDWEAEKFRQQQRR encoded by the coding sequence ATGAATGCCGACACCGCCGCTGGTCCCACCCTCCAGGCCCTGGCCGAGGCCTCCGCCCGCCTGGGCGCCGACCCGCTGCTGATCCAGGCCGCGGGCGGCAACACCTCGGTGAAGGTGGACGACACGCTCTGGGTCAAGGCCTCGGGCCTGTGGCTGCGCGATGCGCTGCAGCGCCCGCTGTTAGCGCCGGTGGGGCTCTCCCAGGTGCGCCAGCGCGTGGCCGCCGGCGAGGCCGACCCGGTGGGCCCCACGCTGCGCACGGACCTGGCCCCGCCGGGCCTGCGCCCCTCGATCGAAACCACGCTGCACGCGCTGATGCCCCACCCGGTGGTGCTGCACGTGCACGCGGTGGACGCCATCGCCTGGGCCGTGCTGCCCGACGCGGCCGACGCCCTGCGCGCCCCGCTGGCGGCCTTCCGCTGGGCCTGGGTGGACTACGTGCGCCCGGGCCTGCCGCTGACCCGCGCGGTGGCTGCGCTGACCGCCGAGCGCGAGGTGGACGTGCTGATGCTGGCCAACCACGGCCTGGTGGTGGGCGGCGCCACCGTGGCCGAGGCCGAGGCTCGCCTAGCCGCCGTCGGCTCCGCTTTGCGCCGGCCACAGCGCCGCGCCCCGGCGCCCGACCTGGCGGGCCTGCAGGCGGTCGCCACCGCAGCGGGCGGCTGGCGCCTGCCCGCCGAGGCCCGCTGCCATGCGGTGGCCACCGATGCGCTCAACCTGCGCCGTGCCGCGGCGGGGGTGCTCTACCCGGACCATGTGGTCTTCCTGGGCGATCAGCTCTGCAGGGCGCCAGAGCACGTGGCCAGCGACGAGGCCCTGCTTCTGGCCTTCCTCGCCACGCTGCCGCCAGGCGCCGACCGCCCGCCCTGCGTGGCCGTGCCGGGCCGCGGCCTGCTGGTGCGCGACGACTTGGGCGAAGCCGCCGAGGCGCTGCTGGCCTGCTGGGCCGACGTGCTGCAGCGGCTGCCTGCGCTGCCCGAGCCTGTCAGCCTGCCCCCCGAGGAGGCCCGCGCGCTGACGGACTGGGAGGCGGAGAAGTTCCGCCAGCAGCAGCGGCGCTGA
- a CDS encoding TIGR01459 family HAD-type hydrolase: MTRWIQGLAEIAAGNEGYDGFVIDQFGVLHDGTTAYPGAADALAELRARGRRVIVLSNSGKRAAPNGKRLARFGVTPQHYDALITSGELTHQMLRQRDRAPFDRLGQRVLLGHPEDDAPLIEGLGLQPVEDAAEADFVLLASLPEDRSAEALLTRLAAATARRLPLLCANPDLHRLTPRGVEPSTGWLAERHAAAGAEVVWLGKPHALIYTVCREALGRWGSRHFLAIGDSLAHDIAGGLGAGYDTCFIGAGLHGRDFDACRSPAERDALLARLVTEAGAKAASVPPTPQWAMPTLRWV; the protein is encoded by the coding sequence ATGACCCGCTGGATACAGGGCCTCGCAGAGATTGCCGCCGGCAACGAGGGCTACGACGGTTTCGTGATCGACCAATTCGGCGTGCTGCACGACGGCACGACCGCCTACCCCGGCGCGGCCGATGCGCTGGCCGAGCTGCGCGCGCGCGGCCGGCGGGTGATCGTGCTGAGCAACTCCGGCAAGCGCGCCGCGCCCAACGGCAAGCGGCTGGCGCGCTTCGGTGTCACGCCGCAGCACTACGACGCGCTGATCACCTCCGGCGAGCTGACGCACCAGATGCTGCGCCAGCGCGACCGCGCGCCCTTCGACCGGCTCGGCCAGCGCGTGCTGCTGGGCCACCCGGAGGACGACGCGCCGCTGATCGAGGGACTGGGCCTGCAGCCGGTGGAGGACGCCGCCGAGGCCGACTTCGTGCTGCTGGCCAGCCTGCCGGAGGACCGCAGCGCCGAGGCCCTGCTGACCCGGCTGGCCGCGGCCACTGCGCGCCGCCTGCCGCTGCTCTGCGCCAACCCGGACCTGCACCGGCTGACGCCACGCGGCGTCGAGCCCTCCACCGGCTGGCTGGCCGAGCGCCACGCCGCGGCCGGCGCCGAGGTGGTCTGGCTGGGCAAGCCGCACGCGCTGATCTACACCGTCTGCCGCGAGGCGCTGGGCCGCTGGGGCTCGCGGCACTTCCTGGCCATTGGCGACTCGCTGGCGCACGACATCGCCGGGGGCCTGGGCGCGGGCTACGACACCTGCTTCATCGGTGCAGGCCTGCACGGGCGGGACTTCGATGCCTGCCGCAGCCCGGCCGAGCGCGACGCGCTGCTCGCTCGCCTGGTCACCGAAGCGGGCGCCAAGGCCGCCTCCGTGCCGCCCACGCCGCAATGGGCCATGCCCACGCTGCGCTGGGTCTGA
- a CDS encoding FGGY-family carbohydrate kinase: MSDPARDLARDLFLGIDLGTSGVRAVALDAAGGLIAQARAPLPEPLREPQPDGERRHQDPALWWQAVQTVLDELLTRLDRAAVRALAVDGTSGTLLLTDAAGRPLAPASMYNDRAPAAWVARVAELAPADSAAHGSSSPAARLLEALSTHPQAAHALHQADWIAAQFSGRLGLSDDNNALKLGWEPRERVWPQWLTQASVPNGLLPRVLAPGEAIGPVTPAIAERFGLPEACLVVAGSTDGVAAFLATGADQVGDAVTSLGSTLVVKLLADRPVSAPEFGLYSHRLGTGGGVRWLVGGASNSGGAALLQHFSAERMAELTPALRPDAPTGLNYYPLPAPGERFPINDPALPPRVTPRPTDDARFFQGLLEGVAGVEQLAYQRMAALGAPAPRRVFTVGGGARNAAWTRLRAQALGVPMAEPAQEEAACGSARLARQGWTAAQANRQECG, from the coding sequence TTGAGCGATCCCGCCCGCGACCTTGCCCGCGATCTGTTCCTCGGCATCGACCTCGGCACCTCCGGCGTGCGGGCGGTGGCGCTGGACGCGGCCGGCGGCCTGATCGCCCAGGCCCGCGCGCCGCTGCCCGAGCCGCTGCGTGAGCCGCAGCCCGACGGCGAGCGCCGCCACCAGGACCCGGCGCTGTGGTGGCAAGCGGTGCAGACGGTGCTGGACGAGCTGCTGACCCGGCTGGATCGCGCCGCCGTGCGCGCGCTGGCGGTGGACGGCACCTCCGGCACGCTGCTGCTGACCGACGCCGCCGGCCGGCCGCTCGCCCCCGCGTCGATGTACAACGACCGCGCGCCCGCCGCCTGGGTGGCCCGCGTGGCCGAGCTGGCGCCGGCCGACAGCGCCGCGCACGGCAGCAGCTCGCCGGCCGCCCGCCTGCTGGAGGCCCTCAGCACCCACCCGCAGGCCGCGCACGCGCTGCACCAGGCCGACTGGATCGCCGCGCAGTTCAGCGGCCGCCTCGGCCTGAGCGACGACAACAACGCGCTCAAGCTCGGCTGGGAGCCGCGCGAGCGCGTCTGGCCGCAGTGGCTGACGCAGGCCAGCGTGCCGAACGGGTTGCTCCCACGGGTGCTGGCGCCCGGCGAGGCGATCGGCCCCGTCACGCCCGCGATCGCCGAGCGCTTCGGCCTGCCCGAAGCCTGCCTGGTCGTGGCCGGCAGCACCGACGGCGTGGCCGCCTTCCTCGCCACCGGTGCGGACCAGGTGGGCGACGCGGTCACCTCGCTGGGCAGCACGCTGGTGGTCAAGCTGCTGGCCGACCGGCCGGTGAGCGCGCCGGAGTTCGGCCTCTACAGCCACCGGCTGGGCACGGGCGGGGGCGTGCGCTGGCTGGTGGGCGGGGCGTCCAACAGCGGCGGCGCCGCGCTGCTGCAGCACTTCAGCGCCGAACGCATGGCCGAGCTGACGCCCGCGCTTCGGCCCGACGCGCCGACCGGGCTGAACTACTACCCACTGCCCGCCCCGGGCGAGCGCTTCCCGATCAACGACCCGGCGCTGCCGCCGCGGGTGACGCCCCGGCCGACGGACGACGCGCGCTTCTTCCAGGGCCTGCTGGAGGGCGTGGCGGGCGTGGAGCAGCTGGCCTACCAGCGCATGGCCGCGCTGGGTGCGCCGGCGCCGCGGCGCGTCTTCACAGTCGGCGGCGGGGCGCGCAACGCGGCCTGGACGCGCTTGCGCGCCCAGGCGCTGGGCGTGCCGATGGCTGAACCAGCCCAGGAAGAAGCCGCCTGCGGCAGCGCCCGGCTGGCACGCCAGGGCTGGACCGCCGCACAAGCGAATCGACAGGAGTGCGGATGA
- a CDS encoding class II aldolase/adducin family protein: MNREHLEAELRAALVEHGLKFAPSGLSQGTSGNLSVRWHDGEAEGMLITPSGVDYTRLRPQDLCFLRLDDASGTQWRGPLKPSSEWRFHRDIYCARPDVGAVLHAHPTHATALAVQRRPMPAFHYMVAVAGGRDIRCAPYATYGTEELSRNALEALAGRRACLLANHGMITVAADLSAAFALGVEVEELARQYLLALATGTPVVLPDDEMDRVLEAFKSYGANAQKKAAADGGAD; this comes from the coding sequence ATGAACCGAGAACACTTGGAAGCCGAACTGCGCGCCGCGCTGGTCGAGCACGGGCTGAAGTTCGCGCCCAGCGGGCTGTCGCAGGGCACCTCCGGCAACCTCAGCGTGCGCTGGCACGACGGTGAGGCCGAGGGCATGCTGATCACCCCCAGCGGCGTGGACTACACCCGCCTGCGCCCGCAGGACCTGTGCTTCCTGCGGCTGGATGACGCCAGCGGCACGCAGTGGCGCGGGCCGCTCAAGCCCTCCTCGGAGTGGCGCTTCCACCGCGACATCTACTGCGCCCGGCCGGACGTGGGCGCGGTGCTGCATGCCCACCCGACGCACGCCACCGCGCTGGCGGTGCAGCGCCGGCCGATGCCCGCCTTCCACTACATGGTGGCGGTGGCCGGCGGGCGCGACATCCGCTGCGCGCCCTATGCCACCTACGGCACCGAGGAGCTCTCGCGTAACGCGCTGGAGGCCCTGGCCGGTCGGCGCGCCTGCCTGCTGGCCAACCACGGGATGATCACCGTGGCCGCCGACCTGAGCGCCGCCTTCGCGCTGGGCGTGGAGGTGGAGGAACTGGCCCGGCAGTACCTGCTGGCGCTGGCCACCGGCACCCCGGTGGTGCTGCCCGACGACGAGATGGACCGCGTGCTGGAGGCCTTCAAGAGCTACGGCGCGAATGCCCAGAAGAAAGCGGCGGCGGACGGAGGAGCGGATTGA
- a CDS encoding glycerol-3-phosphate dehydrogenase/oxidase: MTTNPPSLPIERPMDRSCLNPAQRARDLAAAQASTADLLVIGAGVTGAGAALDAASRGLSVVLVEAGDLAIGTSSRSGKTFHGGLRYLEQLNFKLVAHAIAERDLMLKTVCPHMAWPEAFVFPLTSRWQRPYVGAGITLYDLFGLPGGAVPLQKHFSRAGLKAHIPSIDDAVAVGGIRYYDALMDDARHTLAVVRTAARLGTKVISGAPVVDFVKDAPGTDGGTAGAAVSGVVIQDRDTGQRHTLRARAVINAGGIWADELQQLAGANTFRVQPAKGVHLLLPAEAIQSDSGILARATDSVIIARRWYGYWLVGTTDTPWDQAKGRPVPERADIDYLLDNLNRYLSRKVRPDQVLGAFAGLRPLLKPVEGVDTTSALSRDHAVLPGPKGLTTIVGGKYTTYRRMAEDAVNAAIAPLGITTPSRTATLPLVGAERWAQTKGRDNEIALRHRLSAETVKWLLVRHGDRIDEVLALAEGDASLAKPIDGAPRYLKAELLHAVRAEGARSLADVMVRRTHLSIELPDGGLALAPQVAALIAPELGWDDARCANELRAYRELIAAERAALDAACGRTPNAGTQAGTPT; this comes from the coding sequence GTGACCACGAACCCACCCAGCCTGCCCATCGAGCGCCCCATGGACCGCAGCTGCCTCAACCCCGCCCAGCGCGCACGCGACCTTGCCGCTGCACAGGCTTCCACCGCCGACCTGCTGGTGATCGGCGCGGGCGTCACCGGCGCGGGCGCCGCGCTGGACGCCGCCAGCCGCGGCCTGTCGGTGGTGCTGGTGGAGGCCGGCGACCTGGCCATCGGCACCTCCTCGCGCTCGGGCAAGACCTTCCACGGCGGGCTGCGCTACCTGGAGCAGCTCAACTTCAAGCTGGTCGCCCACGCCATCGCCGAGCGCGACCTGATGCTCAAGACGGTCTGCCCGCACATGGCCTGGCCGGAGGCCTTCGTCTTCCCGCTCACCAGCCGCTGGCAGCGCCCCTACGTGGGCGCGGGCATCACGCTCTACGACCTCTTCGGCCTGCCCGGCGGCGCGGTGCCGCTGCAGAAGCACTTCAGCCGCGCCGGGCTGAAGGCGCACATCCCGTCGATCGACGACGCGGTCGCGGTGGGCGGCATCCGCTACTACGACGCACTGATGGACGACGCCCGCCACACCCTGGCGGTGGTGCGCACGGCGGCCCGCCTGGGCACCAAGGTGATCAGCGGCGCGCCGGTGGTGGACTTTGTCAAGGACGCCCCGGGCACGGATGGCGGCACGGCGGGCGCTGCGGTGAGTGGCGTGGTCATTCAGGACCGCGACACCGGCCAACGCCACACGCTGCGCGCCCGCGCAGTGATCAACGCCGGCGGCATCTGGGCCGATGAGCTGCAGCAGCTGGCCGGCGCCAACACCTTCCGCGTCCAGCCGGCCAAGGGCGTGCACCTGCTGCTGCCGGCCGAGGCGATCCAGTCCGACTCCGGCATCCTGGCGCGCGCCACCGACTCGGTGATCATCGCCCGGCGCTGGTACGGCTACTGGCTGGTGGGCACCACCGACACGCCCTGGGACCAGGCCAAGGGCCGCCCGGTGCCCGAGCGCGCCGACATCGACTACCTGCTGGACAACCTCAATCGCTACCTGTCTCGCAAGGTGCGGCCCGACCAGGTGCTGGGCGCCTTCGCCGGGCTGCGGCCGTTGCTGAAACCGGTGGAAGGCGTGGACACCACCTCGGCGCTGTCGCGCGACCACGCGGTGCTGCCCGGCCCGAAGGGGCTGACCACCATCGTCGGCGGCAAGTACACCACCTACCGCCGTATGGCCGAGGACGCGGTGAACGCCGCGATCGCGCCGCTGGGCATCACCACGCCCAGCCGCACCGCGACGCTGCCGCTGGTCGGCGCCGAGCGCTGGGCGCAGACGAAGGGCCGGGATAACGAGATCGCGCTGCGCCACCGGCTCAGCGCCGAAACGGTCAAGTGGCTGCTGGTGCGCCACGGCGACCGCATCGACGAGGTGCTGGCGCTGGCCGAGGGCGACGCCTCGCTGGCCAAACCCATCGACGGTGCGCCGCGCTACCTCAAGGCCGAACTGCTCCACGCGGTGCGCGCCGAGGGCGCCCGCTCGCTGGCCGACGTGATGGTGCGGCGCACCCACCTGTCGATCGAGCTGCCCGACGGCGGCCTGGCGCTGGCCCCGCAGGTGGCCGCCCTGATCGCGCCGGAGCTCGGCTGGGACGACGCCCGCTGCGCCAACGAGCTGCGCGCCTACCGTGAACTGATTGCCGCCGAACGCGCGGCGCTGGACGCCGCCTGCGGGCGCACGCCCAACGCAGGTACCCAGGCAGGAACCCCGACATGA
- a CDS encoding 2-hydroxyacid dehydrogenase, whose protein sequence is MTSPSSPRTAPVKVAVIGDRFMKAHFFVDALKAALPDTALDLRTLELDWPDVPMAHGYSAEAANPDLKGLKEYLGDPAEMAAFIGDAEVLIDHLAPVTTGMLARCPALRFIAVSRGGPVNIDMAAARARGVKVVNAPGRNASAVAEFTIGMILAQTRLLTAGHASLSQGQWRGELYRADLTGEELCNQTVGLIGYGHIGTKVTMLLRPFGCRILVNDPYVALDDTDRAAGVEQVDFDTLLAQSDVVSLHARVTPETTGFMNASAFAKMKRGAYFINTARGPMVDYAALYTALTSGHLRGAGLETFGVEPCDPTDPLLRLPNVSLTPHIAGASLQTVKRAAQMVAEELRRHLAGEPALNPS, encoded by the coding sequence ATGACTTCCCCCTCGTCCCCCCGCACCGCCCCCGTCAAGGTGGCCGTGATCGGCGACCGCTTCATGAAGGCCCACTTCTTCGTCGATGCGCTGAAGGCCGCGCTGCCCGACACCGCGCTGGACCTGCGCACGCTGGAGCTGGACTGGCCGGACGTGCCGATGGCGCACGGCTATTCAGCCGAGGCGGCCAACCCCGACCTGAAGGGCCTGAAGGAGTACCTGGGCGACCCGGCCGAGATGGCCGCCTTCATCGGTGATGCCGAGGTGCTGATCGACCACCTCGCGCCGGTCACCACCGGCATGCTGGCGCGCTGCCCGGCGCTGAGGTTCATCGCCGTCTCGCGCGGCGGGCCGGTGAACATCGACATGGCGGCGGCGCGCGCGCGCGGCGTCAAGGTGGTCAACGCGCCGGGGCGCAACGCCAGCGCGGTGGCTGAGTTCACCATCGGCATGATCCTCGCGCAGACCCGCCTGCTCACCGCCGGGCACGCTTCGCTCAGCCAGGGCCAGTGGCGCGGCGAGCTCTACCGCGCCGACCTCACCGGCGAGGAGCTGTGCAACCAGACCGTCGGCCTGATCGGCTACGGCCACATCGGCACGAAGGTCACCATGCTGCTGCGGCCCTTCGGCTGCCGCATCCTGGTCAACGACCCCTATGTGGCGCTGGACGACACGGACCGCGCCGCGGGCGTCGAGCAGGTGGACTTCGACACCCTGCTGGCCCAGAGCGACGTGGTCTCGCTGCACGCCCGGGTGACGCCCGAGACCACCGGCTTCATGAACGCCAGCGCCTTCGCGAAGATGAAGCGCGGCGCCTACTTCATCAACACCGCCCGCGGCCCGATGGTGGACTACGCGGCGCTGTACACCGCACTGACGTCGGGCCACCTGCGCGGTGCCGGGCTGGAGACCTTCGGCGTCGAGCCCTGCGACCCCACCGACCCGCTGCTGCGCCTGCCCAACGTGTCGCTCACGCCGCACATCGCCGGCGCCTCGCTGCAGACCGTCAAGCGCGCCGCGCAGATGGTGGCCGAGGAGCTGCGCCGCCACCTGGCCGGCGAGCCCGCGCTCAACCCCAGTTGA
- a CDS encoding FGGY-family carbohydrate kinase, whose protein sequence is MASQDILIGIDAGTSVIKAVAFDLDGRQLAVASTPNTVRLGADGAAEQDLAGTWADTAATLRALGEQLPGLAERTAAIAATAQGDGTWLIDAAGEPVGPAMLWLDGRSAPQVRALRASPAAAPLAERSGTALNPSMQSSHLLWLRERQPERLARAATALHCKDWLYFRFTGERATSPCEGVFTFGAWRSRAYDDETLALLGLADLKRLLPPIVDGTRHHAPLTPQAAADCGLRAGTPVVLPIMDVPATVLGGGGVAFDREGRLRRVGCSILGSTGMHGWVSDRPEDIRPSAEAGYTMLMPLPGAQARLMSHMAATLNIDWLLALLTDALRLAGAAPPAKGELLQRLNAMVLEAAPAQAVFHPYIADNGERGPFVDGDARAQLTGFNTTLGLAGTARAVFEGICLAARDCYSALGPLPEEIRLSGGAARSPALRQLLASVTGRPVRVSHREECGAAGAAICAAVGIGLLPDVAAALPGWVDAQLGEELTPPDAQHSALYDDLFPVYQDLAARGRPAWQRLAGLRAAHRPTSPNTAQDSRA, encoded by the coding sequence ATGGCTTCGCAAGACATCCTCATCGGCATCGACGCGGGCACCTCCGTCATCAAGGCGGTGGCCTTCGACCTCGACGGCCGCCAGCTCGCGGTGGCCAGCACGCCGAACACGGTGCGGCTGGGTGCCGATGGCGCGGCCGAGCAGGACCTGGCCGGCACCTGGGCGGACACCGCCGCCACGCTGCGCGCCCTGGGCGAGCAGCTGCCGGGGCTGGCCGAGCGCACCGCGGCGATCGCCGCCACCGCGCAGGGCGACGGCACCTGGCTGATCGACGCCGCGGGCGAGCCGGTCGGCCCGGCGATGCTCTGGCTGGACGGCCGCAGCGCCCCGCAGGTGCGTGCGCTGCGCGCCAGCCCGGCCGCGGCGCCGCTGGCCGAGCGCAGCGGCACCGCGCTGAACCCCTCGATGCAGAGCAGCCACCTGCTCTGGCTGCGCGAGCGCCAGCCCGAGCGCCTCGCCCGCGCCGCCACCGCGCTGCACTGCAAGGACTGGCTCTACTTCCGCTTCACCGGCGAGCGCGCCACCAGCCCCTGCGAGGGCGTCTTCACCTTCGGCGCCTGGCGCAGCCGCGCCTACGACGACGAGACGCTGGCCCTGCTCGGCCTGGCCGACCTGAAGCGGCTGCTGCCGCCGATCGTCGACGGCACGCGCCACCACGCCCCGCTGACCCCCCAGGCCGCGGCCGACTGCGGCCTGCGCGCGGGCACGCCCGTGGTGCTGCCGATCATGGACGTGCCGGCCACCGTGCTGGGCGGCGGCGGCGTGGCCTTCGACCGCGAGGGCCGCCTGCGCCGCGTCGGCTGCTCCATCCTGGGCAGCACCGGCATGCACGGCTGGGTCAGCGACCGGCCCGAGGACATCCGCCCCAGCGCCGAGGCCGGCTACACCATGCTGATGCCGCTGCCCGGTGCGCAGGCGCGGCTGATGTCGCACATGGCCGCGACGCTGAACATCGACTGGCTGCTGGCCCTGCTGACCGACGCCCTGCGCCTGGCCGGCGCCGCGCCGCCCGCCAAGGGCGAGCTGCTGCAGCGCCTGAACGCGATGGTGCTGGAGGCCGCCCCGGCGCAGGCCGTCTTCCACCCCTACATCGCCGACAACGGCGAGCGCGGCCCCTTCGTCGATGGCGATGCGCGCGCCCAGCTCACGGGCTTCAACACCACCCTCGGCCTGGCCGGCACCGCCCGCGCCGTCTTCGAGGGCATCTGCCTGGCCGCGCGGGACTGCTACAGCGCGCTGGGCCCGCTGCCCGAGGAGATCCGCCTGTCCGGCGGCGCGGCGCGCAGCCCGGCGCTGCGCCAGCTGCTGGCCAGCGTCACCGGCCGGCCGGTGCGCGTCTCGCACCGTGAGGAGTGCGGTGCCGCCGGTGCGGCGATCTGCGCCGCCGTGGGCATCGGTCTGCTGCCGGACGTGGCCGCCGCGCTGCCCGGCTGGGTGGACGCCCAGCTCGGCGAGGAGCTGACCCCCCCCGACGCGCAGCACAGTGCGCTCTACGACGACCTCTTCCCCGTCTACCAGGACCTGGCCGCGCGCGGCCGGCCGGCCTGGCAGCGGCTGGCTGGCCTGCGCGCCGCGCACCGCCCGACTTCACCAAACACCGCTCAGGACTCCCGCGCATGA